A genomic segment from Anaerobacillus sp. CMMVII encodes:
- a CDS encoding response regulator transcription factor, giving the protein MVNVLLADDHQIVRDGLKILLQSNPKYVVVDEASDGDELVEKALNTQPEIIISDLKMPGRSVIESSKGLKERLPNTKIIILTAYDDSGDIYRALDNGVDGYIMKDTLPEQIINTVEMVLMGYSCFQPKLNKEPKTKSDQSEITLTDREKEVFKLIVDNYTNAHIAEKLYISEATVKTHVSSILRKTGQPNRSQAVLFALKTGYVQV; this is encoded by the coding sequence TTGGTTAATGTCTTATTAGCAGATGATCACCAAATTGTCAGAGATGGCTTGAAGATTTTACTTCAAAGTAACCCAAAGTATGTTGTTGTCGATGAGGCTTCAGATGGTGACGAATTAGTTGAAAAGGCCTTGAACACACAACCTGAGATTATTATTTCCGATTTGAAAATGCCTGGAAGGTCAGTCATTGAATCTAGTAAAGGATTGAAGGAGCGTTTACCGAATACAAAGATCATCATTCTAACAGCGTATGATGATAGTGGTGATATTTATCGTGCCTTAGACAATGGGGTTGATGGATATATTATGAAGGATACTTTACCTGAACAAATCATCAATACCGTTGAAATGGTTCTAATGGGATATTCTTGTTTTCAACCGAAGTTAAATAAGGAACCAAAAACCAAGAGTGATCAAAGCGAAATTACATTAACAGACCGTGAAAAAGAAGTATTTAAATTAATCGTTGATAACTATACAAATGCTCATATAGCAGAAAAGCTATATATTTCTGAGGCGACAGTAAAAACACACGTAAGCAGTATCTTAAGAAAAACAGGACAACCTAATCGCTCACAAGCTGTTTTGTTTGCTTTGAAAACAGGGTATGTTCAAGTGTAA
- a CDS encoding HD-GYP domain-containing protein, translating to MVETQFKNRIGSIAILIVGVLVSLEYAIGLINLHASPAPVMISFLISIIMVLACYLLQKVTLQKRKYSLELAAGLCLTLLLYFAIYNPFNHAAFWYGLIFYPILISLFENKAIFIRWTTIFLVVFSCFLLYLKYIQNISTLTLTNIFLFGIGTSLISTLIFHTNILFSEYRKNVSAKKKQQYVMNLLQTFIPTIERKTQINRNEILVMSSLIKLVMDRFPEEEVTETEAYLISLLHFVSRIKCPDYIFEKDGRLTSFEYQLVQEHCMFGNEIIGEIEEFSKVEVAFTHHHEKINGTGYPYGLKGDQIPVFSQTLGIVESYLAMINPRSYREGTLSSKAVIAEISRENSYDDKVVEALLSVLETEGLKPDHDYLVVNNKHSEGQSDYFSA from the coding sequence TTGGTAGAGACGCAATTTAAAAATCGAATCGGTAGTATCGCTATCTTGATCGTAGGTGTTTTGGTCTCTTTAGAATATGCTATAGGTTTAATTAACTTACATGCGAGTCCTGCTCCAGTTATGATTAGTTTCTTAATAAGTATCATTATGGTTCTAGCATGTTATTTACTACAAAAAGTAACCTTACAAAAACGCAAATATTCATTAGAACTTGCAGCAGGACTCTGCCTAACACTACTCCTTTATTTTGCTATCTATAATCCTTTTAACCATGCGGCTTTTTGGTACGGTTTAATCTTTTACCCAATCCTAATCAGCCTGTTTGAAAATAAAGCTATTTTTATCCGCTGGACTACAATATTTTTAGTTGTTTTTTCATGTTTCCTATTATATTTAAAGTACATACAAAATATTAGTACCCTCACGCTGACAAATATATTTTTATTTGGTATAGGGACAAGCCTAATTTCTACGCTTATTTTTCATACAAACATACTCTTTAGTGAGTACCGGAAAAATGTTAGTGCGAAAAAGAAGCAGCAGTATGTGATGAATTTATTACAAACATTTATTCCAACAATCGAAAGAAAAACACAAATTAACCGTAATGAAATACTAGTGATGAGTAGCTTAATTAAATTGGTCATGGACCGTTTCCCAGAAGAGGAAGTCACTGAAACCGAAGCGTATTTAATTTCTTTATTACACTTTGTTAGTAGGATTAAATGTCCAGATTATATATTCGAAAAGGACGGTAGGTTAACCTCATTTGAATACCAGCTTGTTCAGGAACACTGCATGTTTGGTAATGAAATTATTGGAGAGATTGAGGAGTTTAGCAAGGTAGAGGTTGCATTTACCCATCATCATGAAAAAATTAATGGTACTGGCTACCCTTATGGTCTAAAAGGTGATCAAATCCCAGTTTTTTCACAAACTCTAGGGATAGTCGAAAGTTACTTAGCAATGATAAACCCACGTTCTTATCGTGAAGGTACATTATCTTCAAAAGCTGTGATAGCTGAAATATCCAGAGAGAATAGTTATGACGACAAAGTGGTAGAGGCATTACTGTCAGTACTAGAAACGGAAGGCTTGAAGCCAGATCATGATTATCTGGTTGTAAACAACAAACATTCCGAAGGTCAAAGTGACTATTTCTCTGCTTAA
- a CDS encoding BCCT family transporter, with product MKKEVWRNPVFSISAAVIFVLVLLGAIMPRGFGLISGALFNFTTVNFGWFYLIAVFIIIIFLVGLAISKYGAIRIGGEEERPEFPFFTWVGMLFSAGFGVGLVFWGVAEPMSHFFSPPFRATEGQTIEAARIAMGYSFFHWGVSQWAIFAIVGLVIGFLQFRKKKNGLVSTALEPITGNKPVVKNTIDILAVIATVMGIATSLGLGILQMNGGLNAAIKPENPINLQFAILVFLFIAYMLSSSTGLDKGIRYLSNLNLGLALGLLLFVFITGPTVFILESFTLAIGDYFTNFINYSLRMQPYRGGTWVRDWTIFYWAWAIAWSPFVGAFVARVSRGRTIREFIMGVMIIPPVIACLWIATFGGAALWNDLRNNAGIAEAVNTDLTLALFQVYDFFPLTGLLNTLSILLIFTFLVTSADSATYILASMTTKGSLNPQRFEKLVWGALMSAIAGVLLYAGGLEALQTASLISALPFTLILLLLMFSIIKLLKDEPLPIRKADLRRFRRLQKEADKEKK from the coding sequence ATGAAAAAAGAAGTCTGGAGAAATCCTGTTTTTTCAATATCTGCTGCAGTCATATTTGTACTAGTCCTGCTAGGTGCAATTATGCCGAGGGGGTTTGGACTAATTTCAGGTGCCTTGTTTAACTTTACGACAGTTAACTTTGGATGGTTTTACCTAATTGCCGTTTTTATCATTATTATCTTTTTAGTAGGTCTTGCCATTAGTAAATACGGTGCAATTCGAATTGGTGGAGAGGAAGAGCGACCAGAATTCCCCTTTTTCACCTGGGTTGGGATGCTATTCTCAGCTGGATTCGGTGTTGGTCTTGTCTTCTGGGGTGTTGCCGAACCAATGAGTCACTTTTTTTCACCACCATTTCGAGCGACTGAAGGGCAAACAATAGAAGCAGCAAGAATTGCTATGGGCTATTCCTTTTTTCACTGGGGTGTCAGTCAGTGGGCGATCTTTGCTATAGTCGGTCTTGTGATAGGTTTTTTACAATTTCGGAAAAAAAAGAACGGGTTGGTTTCAACAGCACTTGAGCCTATCACTGGTAATAAGCCTGTTGTTAAAAATACAATTGATATTTTAGCAGTTATAGCAACCGTCATGGGGATTGCGACTTCGCTTGGCTTAGGTATATTGCAAATGAATGGTGGCTTGAACGCGGCTATAAAACCTGAAAATCCAATAAACCTACAATTTGCCATCCTAGTCTTTTTGTTTATTGCTTACATGCTATCATCAAGTACTGGTCTAGATAAGGGAATTCGATATCTAAGTAATTTAAATTTAGGACTTGCTTTAGGTCTGCTTTTATTTGTCTTTATTACTGGTCCAACCGTTTTTATTTTGGAGAGCTTTACCTTGGCTATTGGCGATTACTTTACGAACTTTATTAATTATAGTTTACGTATGCAGCCGTACCGGGGGGGGACATGGGTTCGTGACTGGACAATTTTTTACTGGGCATGGGCCATTGCTTGGTCTCCATTTGTGGGTGCTTTCGTTGCAAGGGTCTCAAGAGGAAGAACAATTCGAGAATTCATTATGGGTGTCATGATTATACCACCTGTGATTGCTTGCTTATGGATTGCCACATTTGGTGGTGCAGCTTTATGGAATGATTTAAGAAATAATGCTGGAATTGCTGAAGCTGTGAATACAGACCTTACATTGGCTTTATTTCAGGTCTATGACTTTTTTCCATTAACGGGACTCTTGAATACACTCTCAATCTTATTGATCTTTACGTTTCTTGTTACATCGGCAGACTCTGCGACCTACATTTTAGCAAGTATGACTACGAAAGGCTCTCTAAATCCCCAGCGCTTTGAAAAACTCGTGTGGGGAGCGCTGATGTCAGCGATAGCAGGGGTATTACTTTATGCAGGTGGGTTAGAGGCACTACAAACAGCATCACTAATCTCAGCCTTACCTTTTACTTTAATCTTATTATTATTGATGTTTTCAATCATCAAGTTGTTGAAGGATGAACCATTACCGATTAGGAAGGCAGATTTACGAAGGTTCCGGCGTCTGCAAAAAGAAGCTGATAAAGAGAAGAAGTAA
- the lepB gene encoding signal peptidase I, whose amino-acid sequence MHATKLEIDSNGLQQKTEVPKNNTKKEIIGWVKFIFFLTLAVFVIKGSVGFTLVAGDSMQPSLRDGSLVLVNKLSATFSEPKYGDIVVLEEAGYDVIKRVIGVPGDTVSIEDGVVYVNQQPLPELHTIGEANNMPAITIQPGKIFVMGDNRTPGESLDSRDPNVGPVSIENIKGYATISIFPFYKIAKPLKL is encoded by the coding sequence ATGCATGCAACTAAACTAGAAATTGATTCTAACGGGTTACAACAGAAAACTGAAGTTCCTAAGAATAACACCAAAAAAGAAATCATCGGCTGGGTTAAATTCATTTTTTTCTTAACACTTGCTGTATTCGTTATAAAGGGTAGTGTTGGTTTTACATTAGTGGCTGGGGATTCGATGCAACCTTCATTACGTGATGGAAGTCTTGTTTTAGTGAATAAATTATCTGCGACTTTTTCAGAGCCTAAATATGGAGATATTGTCGTTCTTGAAGAGGCTGGCTATGATGTGATCAAAAGGGTAATAGGGGTACCTGGAGATACAGTTTCGATAGAAGATGGAGTGGTTTACGTAAACCAACAACCATTACCGGAACTACACACAATTGGCGAGGCAAATAATATGCCGGCCATAACGATTCAGCCGGGGAAGATTTTTGTGATGGGTGACAATCGGACACCAGGGGAAAGCTTAGATAGCCGTGATCCAAATGTTGGACCGGTATCGATTGAAAATATTAAAGGATATGCAACTATATCTATTTTCCCATTTTATAAAATAGCCAAGCCGTTAAAATTATAA
- a CDS encoding GGDEF domain-containing protein, whose product MISSLFFALISLTGGIFSPLTPIAYLIILHVAVYWKFIGAIIASFLFVLGFSVVFTVQGNLLLSFDFMTYSTQLVFFLLVGFLGGIIVSRERKHFIEKNVFESLANKDHLTTLFNHRSFQEQLRIAKEKNINFYLVFCDIDEFKTVNDKYGHVVGDLVLKKIAKILSATVPTSLGTVFRYGGEEFAILLYTDQSSVVEELLIDVKQKVAEEVHYCHGGKFSVTMSFGCSKNGKEEPIELIEEADKLLYEAKRQGRNRVVQSKEVKIG is encoded by the coding sequence TTGATTTCATCGCTTTTTTTTGCCTTAATATCTTTAACAGGGGGTATTTTTAGCCCTTTAACGCCAATAGCCTACTTAATCATTTTACATGTTGCTGTCTATTGGAAATTTATTGGTGCAATTATTGCCTCATTTCTGTTTGTTTTAGGTTTTTCAGTTGTATTTACGGTTCAAGGAAATCTACTGTTATCTTTTGATTTTATGACGTATAGTACACAGCTTGTATTCTTCCTATTAGTTGGGTTTTTAGGTGGGATTATCGTCTCTAGAGAAAGAAAACATTTTATAGAAAAGAATGTTTTTGAAAGTCTAGCAAACAAAGACCATTTGACTACTCTTTTTAACCACCGCTCTTTCCAAGAACAGTTACGTATAGCCAAAGAAAAAAACATCAATTTTTATCTAGTATTTTGTGATATTGACGAGTTTAAGACTGTTAATGATAAATATGGTCATGTTGTTGGCGATCTAGTATTAAAGAAGATTGCCAAAATACTTAGTGCAACTGTTCCTACAAGTCTTGGAACTGTATTTCGCTATGGAGGAGAAGAGTTTGCGATCTTATTATATACAGATCAATCCTCTGTTGTAGAGGAACTACTTATAGATGTGAAACAAAAAGTAGCGGAAGAAGTACATTACTGTCACGGTGGAAAGTTCTCGGTGACAATGAGTTTTGGATGTAGTAAAAATGGGAAAGAGGAGCCAATTGAATTAATTGAAGAAGCTGATAAATTACTATATGAAGCGAAACGGCAGGGCCGTAATCGAGTCGTTCAAAGTAAAGAAGTAAAAATTGGATAA
- a CDS encoding sensor histidine kinase yields MNSLVKERNLYLIVYRLSLCLLIFLFYGTYFSTYGLLIISVGLIINIAFYCLIFFQIEKRYLYLLLIIDLSLNFVLVSSTGQITSPFMIYLLSSLIFANFYYSGKKFYFFALIYIIVCTQLPLVVSEELLPVNVHFQLVLVMLSLFCVIFLSNLFLEKINSWYRQMLRINYAIKQLDGLHSLQIISDRVEKQLIRIFKDRKVFIYWFSEGNHEIDWQRNLYYKEITKRNKYHMEKRKELILTNHTGEKELYYFFPIRGDKKAHEGFILVEDSIHWYELIFLNILSTFLVGQKKKLALRSEFSNSLKQEIRQKLAQDLHDGVAQQLFFLSTKLFQIKQFRNSDPSSTKLNQLIQEMETQIQQCHREVREHIHYLMEGKESYHIVDALQALITKAMKGSNLTIDLVTKGRVIEESFEINDALYRITEEAINNIIKHAKASNVVVLLEVTVIQWTLKIIDDGIGIEELHKGDTSDHFGMKGMKERVSKVQGQLMVRSKPSRGTEIIAIIPRKGVEVVG; encoded by the coding sequence ATGAATAGTTTAGTAAAAGAAAGAAATTTGTACCTAATTGTCTACCGATTGTCTCTGTGCTTACTAATTTTTTTATTCTATGGCACTTATTTTAGTACATATGGCTTACTAATCATCTCGGTGGGACTGATTATAAACATAGCTTTTTATTGTTTAATTTTCTTTCAAATAGAGAAGCGTTACCTATATCTATTACTTATAATTGATCTCTCTTTAAATTTCGTATTGGTTAGTAGTACTGGACAAATTACTAGTCCATTTATGATCTATTTGTTGTCATCGCTTATTTTTGCAAACTTTTATTATTCTGGTAAGAAATTTTATTTTTTTGCATTAATCTATATCATTGTTTGTACGCAGCTACCATTAGTAGTCTCAGAGGAATTATTACCGGTTAATGTTCATTTTCAGCTAGTTCTTGTCATGCTTTCGCTTTTCTGTGTAATCTTTCTGAGTAACTTATTTTTAGAAAAAATAAATTCTTGGTACCGTCAGATGCTTCGCATTAATTACGCAATCAAGCAGTTAGATGGTTTACATTCGTTACAAATCATAAGCGATCGCGTAGAAAAACAATTAATACGAATTTTTAAGGATCGTAAAGTTTTTATCTACTGGTTTAGTGAAGGAAACCATGAAATCGATTGGCAGAGGAACTTATACTATAAAGAAATTACGAAAAGAAATAAGTATCACATGGAAAAGAGAAAGGAACTCATCCTTACGAACCATACTGGTGAAAAAGAGCTATACTATTTTTTCCCGATTCGTGGAGATAAAAAAGCACATGAGGGATTTATTTTAGTTGAAGATAGCATTCATTGGTACGAACTAATTTTTTTGAATATTCTATCTACCTTTTTAGTGGGTCAAAAAAAGAAGCTTGCCTTAAGGAGTGAGTTCAGTAACTCACTTAAACAGGAAATTCGTCAAAAGTTGGCTCAAGACTTACATGACGGGGTTGCTCAACAATTGTTCTTTCTGTCGACTAAACTATTTCAGATTAAACAATTTCGAAACAGTGACCCAAGTTCTACAAAATTAAATCAACTAATTCAAGAAATGGAAACTCAAATACAACAATGTCACCGAGAGGTAAGAGAACATATTCACTATTTAATGGAAGGAAAAGAGAGCTACCATATCGTTGATGCACTTCAAGCTCTAATTACGAAAGCAATGAAGGGAAGCAATCTGACCATTGACCTAGTAACCAAGGGAAGAGTGATAGAGGAATCATTTGAGATTAACGATGCATTATACAGGATAACAGAAGAGGCTATCAATAATATCATCAAGCATGCAAAAGCAAGTAATGTAGTTGTTTTGTTGGAGGTCACGGTAATTCAATGGACCTTGAAAATCATTGATGACGGTATCGGTATTGAAGAGTTACATAAGGGTGATACAAGCGATCATTTTGGAATGAAGGGGATGAAAGAACGTGTTAGTAAAGTTCAAGGTCAATTAATGGTTCGTTCTAAACCAAGTAGAGGGACAGAAATTATCGCAATCATACCTAGAAAAGGAGTTGAAGTAGTTGGTTAA
- a CDS encoding EAL domain-containing protein: MSRHQMRYSRLAKITKLIHTNIELQEILENVVSTISEEIASCNSIGIFLLQEDGTFRWFIGKAHLDFVTNLDKHIINPVTDMLAKEAIEANQTLNIRNAMKDKRIDSTFVENFQINSLLVSPISLGEELYGLIYVMNHEVGKAMTKQEVQLVDMYVNMAAVAILNADNLTRTENLLYEKQLLLDVTSDLALCSTMQEVLDKCFHYLSQVLNNYNIGAHILDPIAERNIKPTRLSKESDWTQEEWLEKHKDIKVDHSKDKLFQDIVKNKKAVFIPDVFADERPNHHACRTFGIKGLFRIPLVSMGEVLGIISVVNLDEVNRVYTKVEMRLAQSIVDATSLALSNLLFREKQEIMIEERTEQITLKNNELEKVVKELQRLSHEKELILNSAGEGIFGLDVEGKITFCNPAAAMMLGYENKEELIDVVYDTIFNRIKTNQVSFHQNFPAYIEKNLSGYSSDEVFFRKDGTSFAVEYAVSPIKEAEEITGYVVLFKDITVRKQLEEKIKYHAYYDSLTNLPNRVLLKDRLNQALTYAHLHQEELAVLFIDLDRFKLVNDTLGHSYGDYLLQEVASRLKRSVSKGATVSRQGGDEFTIILPTIQSKGDISEVADRILNAFSSPFDLKGNEVFIKPSIGISLFPNDGIDVDTLIKNADTAMYKSKELHGNNFQFYQESMDRINLRSVKVENALHKALDNEEFVLHYQPQINSKTNEVIGVEALIRWIHPTMGLISPADFIPVAEETGLIVPIGEWVLRNACKQIKAWHEIGFSNIVVSVNLSARQFEKQNLVEIVKEILAETNLHPKFLELELTENMIIKNTKSTLETMEKLRELGIKMSIDDFGTGYSSLGYLKNFPINTLKIDRSFVHDVAADTANAAITNTIITLAGNLSLNVIAEGVETEDQKNFLSSKGCFLMQGFMFSPPIKAEEFLAKYFIHEEEEIF, encoded by the coding sequence ATGTCCCGACATCAAATGAGATATTCTCGCCTTGCAAAAATAACAAAACTAATTCATACAAATATAGAGCTCCAAGAAATACTAGAAAATGTTGTTTCTACTATTTCTGAAGAAATTGCAAGCTGTAATTCAATAGGGATCTTTTTATTACAGGAAGACGGGACATTTCGGTGGTTTATCGGGAAGGCTCATTTAGATTTTGTTACAAACCTTGATAAGCATATCATTAACCCTGTAACAGATATGTTAGCGAAAGAGGCTATTGAAGCAAACCAAACGCTTAATATCCGTAATGCCATGAAGGACAAACGTATAGATTCTACATTCGTGGAAAACTTTCAAATCAACTCATTACTCGTATCACCTATTTCACTTGGTGAAGAGCTTTATGGTTTAATCTATGTAATGAACCATGAAGTAGGCAAGGCTATGACAAAACAAGAAGTACAGCTAGTCGATATGTATGTCAATATGGCAGCCGTTGCTATTTTAAATGCTGACAACTTAACTCGTACGGAAAATTTGCTTTATGAAAAGCAGTTATTATTAGATGTAACAAGTGACTTAGCCCTTTGTTCGACTATGCAGGAAGTACTAGATAAATGCTTTCATTATCTATCACAGGTGCTTAACAACTATAATATTGGCGCGCACATCTTAGATCCAATTGCTGAGCGAAATATTAAACCGACAAGATTAAGCAAGGAAAGTGATTGGACGCAAGAAGAGTGGTTAGAAAAACATAAAGATATTAAGGTTGATCATAGCAAGGATAAGCTTTTTCAAGATATAGTGAAAAACAAAAAAGCGGTGTTTATTCCTGATGTTTTTGCGGATGAGAGACCAAACCATCATGCCTGTCGGACCTTTGGTATTAAGGGGTTGTTTAGAATCCCGTTAGTGTCGATGGGGGAGGTTCTGGGGATCATTTCAGTAGTAAATTTAGATGAGGTTAATCGGGTGTATACCAAGGTAGAGATGCGTCTTGCCCAATCGATTGTCGATGCGACTTCATTGGCATTATCCAATTTACTATTCCGAGAAAAACAGGAAATTATGATTGAAGAACGAACAGAGCAAATTACGCTTAAAAATAATGAGCTTGAAAAAGTTGTGAAAGAACTACAACGTTTAAGTCACGAAAAGGAATTAATTCTTAATTCAGCCGGCGAAGGTATCTTTGGTTTGGATGTTGAAGGGAAAATTACTTTTTGCAACCCAGCGGCAGCGATGATGTTAGGCTATGAGAATAAGGAAGAATTAATTGATGTGGTGTATGATACGATTTTTAACCGTATCAAGACAAATCAAGTAAGCTTTCATCAAAATTTTCCAGCTTATATTGAAAAAAATCTCAGTGGCTACAGTAGTGATGAGGTCTTTTTTAGAAAAGATGGTACAAGTTTCGCAGTTGAATATGCAGTTTCACCGATAAAAGAAGCAGAAGAAATAACCGGGTATGTCGTCCTTTTTAAGGATATTACGGTTCGTAAGCAATTAGAAGAGAAGATTAAATACCATGCATATTATGATAGTTTAACAAATCTCCCAAACCGCGTGTTACTAAAAGACCGCTTAAATCAAGCTTTAACGTATGCCCACCTCCACCAAGAGGAACTGGCCGTTTTGTTTATTGACCTTGACCGTTTTAAGCTTGTAAACGATACACTTGGCCATAGTTATGGTGACTATTTGCTTCAGGAAGTTGCTTCGCGCTTAAAAAGGAGTGTTTCAAAGGGAGCTACGGTTTCCCGTCAAGGTGGCGATGAATTTACAATTATCCTACCTACCATTCAATCAAAAGGTGATATTTCCGAAGTAGCTGACCGAATTTTAAATGCCTTTTCAAGCCCCTTTGATTTAAAAGGGAATGAAGTATTTATTAAACCAAGCATCGGGATTAGCCTGTTTCCGAATGACGGGATTGATGTCGATACACTAATTAAAAACGCCGATACGGCGATGTATAAATCAAAGGAACTACACGGAAATAATTTTCAATTCTATCAAGAATCAATGGACCGCATCAACCTCCGCAGTGTGAAGGTCGAAAATGCGCTTCATAAAGCCTTGGATAATGAGGAATTTGTCCTGCATTACCAACCACAGATTAACTCGAAGACGAATGAAGTTATTGGTGTTGAAGCACTAATCCGGTGGATTCACCCAACAATGGGACTTATCTCACCTGCGGATTTTATTCCAGTGGCAGAAGAAACGGGGTTAATTGTCCCAATCGGAGAATGGGTGCTTCGAAATGCTTGTAAACAAATCAAGGCATGGCATGAGATCGGATTTTCGAATATAGTTGTTTCGGTTAATTTGTCAGCTCGTCAATTTGAGAAGCAAAATTTAGTTGAAATCGTCAAAGAAATTTTAGCTGAAACCAACTTGCATCCTAAATTCCTAGAGTTAGAGCTTACTGAAAATATGATCATTAAGAATACAAAATCGACGTTAGAAACGATGGAAAAATTACGTGAGCTTGGAATTAAAATGTCCATTGATGATTTTGGAACTGGTTACTCGTCTTTAGGATATTTAAAGAACTTTCCGATAAACACACTGAAAATTGATCGATCTTTCGTTCACGATGTTGCCGCTGATACAGCCAATGCAGCAATCACAAATACGATCATCACTTTAGCTGGTAATTTAAGCTTAAATGTCATAGCTGAAGGGGTCGAAACAGAAGACCAAAAAAACTTTTTGTCTTCAAAGGGGTGTTTCCTCATGCAAGGATTTATGTTTAGTCCACCGATTAAAGCTGAGGAATTTTTGGCGAAATATTTTATTCATGAGGAAGAAGAAATATTTTGA
- a CDS encoding GDSL-type esterase/lipase family protein yields MKTIYRSLVLLLTITLLFSTTVLAKNDNAKKSLLALGDSIPYGYNLGEDNDSPSKDAFPYLIGDDKNMRVRNLAVPGWRTDQLLDAVENEQKFRQAIKQADAITLNIGNNDLLQALAVANAESGGDPFWFNYHLQDQINKSNLFENLGSIVAEIRSLTDAPIVIYNVYNPFQVNDTLHDIGQLVLPGINQSFGHVISGLNGIYGDAFVADAYGAFGTNQAEYVIAGDIHPTVEGQKKLAEVGNDVLESLFDSKKGNSKPEKAIKR; encoded by the coding sequence ATGAAAACAATTTATCGTTCGCTTGTTTTATTGTTAACAATTACACTTTTATTTTCGACAACAGTATTAGCCAAAAATGACAATGCAAAAAAATCATTACTAGCTTTAGGAGACTCTATTCCTTATGGGTATAACCTTGGTGAAGACAATGACTCACCTTCTAAGGACGCCTTTCCATACCTAATCGGCGATGATAAAAATATGCGAGTTCGAAATTTAGCCGTGCCAGGGTGGAGAACAGATCAGCTGTTAGATGCTGTAGAAAACGAACAAAAATTTCGCCAAGCAATTAAGCAGGCCGATGCAATTACGTTGAATATTGGGAATAATGATTTGTTGCAGGCGTTAGCTGTGGCTAATGCTGAAAGTGGTGGAGACCCATTTTGGTTTAATTATCATCTACAAGATCAAATTAATAAAAGTAACTTGTTTGAAAATTTAGGCTCTATTGTTGCTGAAATTCGTTCACTAACAGATGCACCGATTGTCATTTATAATGTGTATAATCCTTTTCAGGTAAATGATACTTTACACGATATAGGTCAACTAGTTTTGCCAGGAATTAACCAATCATTTGGTCATGTTATTAGTGGGTTAAACGGAATTTACGGTGATGCTTTTGTTGCCGATGCTTATGGAGCATTTGGAACAAATCAAGCTGAATATGTGATTGCGGGTGATATTCATCCGACAGTTGAAGGGCAGAAGAAGCTAGCGGAGGTTGGAAATGATGTATTGGAGTCACTATTTGACTCAAAAAAAGGAAATTCAAAGCCCGAAAAAGCTATTAAACGATAA